A window from Solanum stenotomum isolate F172 chromosome 5, ASM1918654v1, whole genome shotgun sequence encodes these proteins:
- the LOC125864709 gene encoding serine/arginine-rich splicing factor RS31-like isoform X2 — MLSNDYSDLSFKPLISLHHLDHHHHHDLVHARPSTSLLSSSPHIIAGYAFVYFEDERDAADAIRGTDNMPFGYERRRLSVEWAKGERGRHHDGPKSGGNQRPTKTLFVINFDPIRTRVRDIEKHFEPHGKVLHVRIRRNFAFVQFENQEEATRALECTHMSKVLDRVVSVEYALKDDDERGDKYNSPRRDYGRQRDIPYQRSPSPVYRRNRPSPDYGRPRSPVHNGPSYDRYRSPQYGRYRRSPVRRS, encoded by the exons ATGCTTAGCAATGACTACTCAGACCTGAGTTTTAAACCTTTAATAAGCCTTCATCACCTTgaccatcatcatcatcatgatCTAGTTCATGCAAGGCCCTCTACTTCCTTACTTTCCTCAAGTCCTCACATAATTGCAG GGTATGCTTTTGTCTACTTTGAGGATGAGCGAGATGCAGCAGATGCAATCCGTGGGACTGACAACATGCCATTTGGTTATGAAAGGCGCCGGCTGTCCGTGGAATGGGCAAAA GGTGAACGTGGTAGGCATCATGATGGCCCCAAGTCTGGTGGAAACCAGAGACCAACCAAAACATTGTTTGTAATAAATTTTGACCCTATTCGTACTAGGGTTCGAGACATAGAAAAACACTTTGAACCTCACGGCAAAGTCCTTCATGTTCGCATCCGCCGCAACTTTGCATTTGTGCAGTTTGAAAATCAGGAAGAAGCCACAAGAGCTTTGGAGTGTACACACATGAG TAAGGTCCTGGATAGAGTGGTTTCTGTGGAGTATGCATTGAAGGATGACGATGAGAGGGGGGACAAATATAACAGCCCAAGACGAGATTATGGCAGGCAAAGGGATATTCCTTATCAAAGGTCACCAAGCCCAGTGTATCGTAGGAACCGACCAAGTCCTGATTATGGCCGACCTCGGAGTCCTGTTCATAATGGTCCATCATATGACAGATACAGGAGTCCTCAGTATGGAAGGTATCGCAG GTCTCCTGTCCGGAGGTCTTGA
- the LOC125866288 gene encoding calcium-binding protein KIC, which produces MENYKVCEATTEYQDLLPVMAEKLDVEAFVAELCGGFRLLADPKNGLITSVSLQKNSGFLGMEGMSREDAEAMVKEGDLDGDGALNETEFCILMVRLSPEMMQDAEVWLDKALQRELAKSSC; this is translated from the coding sequence atggaaaatTACAAAGTTTGCGAAGCAACAACAGAATATCAAGACTTGTTACCCGTGATGGCTGAAAAATTAGATGTGGAGGCATTTGTCGCGGAGCTATGTGGTGGATTCAGGCTTCTAGCAGACCCTAAAAATGGCTTGATCACATCCGTGAGCTTACAAAAGAATTCGGGGTTTTTAGGGATGGAAGGGATGAGCAGAGAAGATGCAGAGGCTATGGTAAAAGAAGGAGACTTAGATGGAGATGGAGCATTGAATGAAACAgaattttgtattcttatggTTAGACTTAGTCCAGAAATGATGCAAGATGCTGAGGTATGGCTTGATAAAGCACTTCAAAGAGAGTTAGCAAAATCATCTTGTTGA
- the LOC125864709 gene encoding serine/arginine-rich splicing factor RS31-like isoform X1: MLSNDYSDLSFKPLISLHHLDHHHHHDLVHARPSTSLLSSSPHIIAGYAFVYFEDERDAADAIRGTDNMPFGYERRRLSVEWAKGERGRHHDGPKSGGNQRPTKTLFVINFDPIRTRVRDIEKHFEPHGKVLHVRIRRNFAFVQFENQEEATRALECTHMSKVLDRVVSVEYALKDDDERGDKYNSPRRDYGRQRDIPYQRSPSPVYRRNRPSPDYGRPRSPVHNGPSYDRYRSPQYGRYRSRSPVRRS, encoded by the exons ATGCTTAGCAATGACTACTCAGACCTGAGTTTTAAACCTTTAATAAGCCTTCATCACCTTgaccatcatcatcatcatgatCTAGTTCATGCAAGGCCCTCTACTTCCTTACTTTCCTCAAGTCCTCACATAATTGCAG GGTATGCTTTTGTCTACTTTGAGGATGAGCGAGATGCAGCAGATGCAATCCGTGGGACTGACAACATGCCATTTGGTTATGAAAGGCGCCGGCTGTCCGTGGAATGGGCAAAA GGTGAACGTGGTAGGCATCATGATGGCCCCAAGTCTGGTGGAAACCAGAGACCAACCAAAACATTGTTTGTAATAAATTTTGACCCTATTCGTACTAGGGTTCGAGACATAGAAAAACACTTTGAACCTCACGGCAAAGTCCTTCATGTTCGCATCCGCCGCAACTTTGCATTTGTGCAGTTTGAAAATCAGGAAGAAGCCACAAGAGCTTTGGAGTGTACACACATGAG TAAGGTCCTGGATAGAGTGGTTTCTGTGGAGTATGCATTGAAGGATGACGATGAGAGGGGGGACAAATATAACAGCCCAAGACGAGATTATGGCAGGCAAAGGGATATTCCTTATCAAAGGTCACCAAGCCCAGTGTATCGTAGGAACCGACCAAGTCCTGATTATGGCCGACCTCGGAGTCCTGTTCATAATGGTCCATCATATGACAGATACAGGAGTCCTCAGTATGGAAGGTATCGCAG CAGGTCTCCTGTCCGGAGGTCTTGA